From the genome of Tissierellales bacterium, one region includes:
- a CDS encoding Crp/Fnr family transcriptional regulator, with product MNINKYKYLIAHTYLFNVFTPDEIIYLFQPNYYKIKKYNKDSIIYIQNEKCNTIDILLNGKVAIQKIEKNGDVLTVATFSSGDILGGSLAFSKTNEYPLTVIAAAESNILHIKKELILKLCQSNEEFLVKFLQSLSTKNLTLTNKIKSISMKSIRDKIIGYLTYEYYAQNSTIIRLNISKKELAERFGVQRPSLFREMKKMKEEGLIDYDHSHIIILDENIIK from the coding sequence ATGAATATTAATAAATATAAATATTTAATAGCTCATACATATCTATTTAACGTTTTTACACCTGATGAAATTATCTATTTATTTCAACCTAATTACTATAAAATAAAAAAATATAACAAAGATTCTATAATATATATACAGAATGAAAAATGTAACACTATTGATATATTACTAAATGGAAAAGTTGCAATTCAGAAAATAGAAAAAAACGGTGATGTATTAACTGTTGCTACCTTTTCATCAGGAGATATTCTAGGAGGTAGTCTAGCCTTCTCAAAGACTAATGAATATCCATTAACTGTAATAGCTGCAGCTGAGTCTAATATCTTACATATTAAAAAAGAGTTAATACTAAAACTTTGCCAAAGTAATGAGGAATTTTTAGTTAAATTTCTTCAGTCCCTATCTACAAAAAACCTAACTCTTACAAATAAAATAAAATCTATATCTATGAAAAGCATAAGGGATAAAATAATTGGGTATCTGACATACGAATACTATGCACAAAATAGTACCATCATTAGACTAAATATCTCAAAAAAAGAGTTAGCTGAAAGATTTGGCGTACAAAGACCATCTCTTTTTAGAGAAATGAAAAAGATGAAAGAAGAAGGTTTAATTGACTATGATCATAGCCACATAATTATTTTGGATGAAAATATAATTAAATAA
- a CDS encoding permease — translation MDIFTLSLWVITGIWFIVSMIKDKNKTLNSMKRSKKMMGNMIGQIIGILFLIGLILTFIPPHTIKEYLGGSNTFLATIISALLGSITLIPAFVAFPLVGSIVDMGASIVPAVAFLTTLTMVGFVTFNLERREFGKKFAIARNSLSFIFAIVISILMGVIL, via the coding sequence GTGGATATTTTTACTTTAAGTTTGTGGGTTATCACGGGAATTTGGTTTATTGTATCGATGATTAAAGACAAAAACAAAACTTTAAATTCAATGAAAAGATCAAAAAAGATGATGGGAAATATGATAGGACAGATAATAGGAATACTTTTCTTAATTGGGTTGATTCTTACCTTTATACCTCCTCATACTATAAAGGAATACTTAGGAGGTTCCAATACTTTCTTAGCAACTATTATATCTGCACTACTGGGAAGTATAACATTGATTCCCGCTTTTGTTGCCTTTCCATTGGTAGGTTCTATTGTAGACATGGGCGCTAGTATAGTGCCAGCAGTAGCATTTTTGACTACCTTAACTATGGTAGGTTTTGTTACTTTCAATTTGGAAAGGCGAGAATTTGGTAAAAAGTTTGCTATTGCAAGGAATAGTTTAAGTTTTATATTTGCAATAGTTATTTCAATATTAATGGGGGTAATATTGTGA